In Magnolia sinica isolate HGM2019 chromosome 12, MsV1, whole genome shotgun sequence, a single genomic region encodes these proteins:
- the LOC131220109 gene encoding disease resistance protein At4g27190-like has protein sequence MAAIVAILGIVVTPVTEAGKALVVTIKRQASYLLCYRSNVDDLNNEVENLLRTRNDVQRKVDADRRNGQVITNDVQKWLKKVENVKEDANRFNDQVKESISCFNLRSRYCLGKEAKKKMDDVCRLQTEVKSINASYPPPPPTIESLPARGFMPLESTEFSMNRVMDALKDGSINMIGVYGMGGVGKTTLMKQVAKKVKSEELFHEVIMVTLTQKLELKTIQGEIAEKLGLKLDVESQDVRAMKLSERLTHELKSKKILLIFDNLWERLELDDVGIPLEWNDKGCKIAFTTRSVEICNDMDSQEKVPVNVLSKADAWNLFKEKAGDAIDSFELNVVAKEVVKECGGLPLAIITLGMALQDKDKKVWDDALLQLQRSNPTNIEGMDQKVFSSLEMSYNYLESKEAQVCFLFCCLFPEGYSVSENEMMKYGIGEGLFKDVNTLEEVSCRVHMLFDKLKASCLLLEGDRSNSVKMHDVVRDVAVSIASRAEHGFLVKAKVGLKEWPEIKNVQKCKRISLADNEICRLPNQIECPRLLTLLLDSNHFLKEIPNGFFQGMNSLKVLDLCDMDISMLPPSLECLKNLRMLWLDRCPRLKDVTLIGRLKKLEILCLQKTGICELKEKMGELENLKLLDLMETNSLEMIAPNVISRMTRLEELRMGNSFGKWEVMGNGDARQASLAEMASLSRLTVLYIHVENVECLAQDIPGPWKNLKEFCICVGRDYTDGKAERSIKIKNSPCPNAKWVEELFNRTYELELMHCEGLDNLMQSHELGFNSLEILHIEKCGEMEHVISLEEEPLQNVFEHLNKLSLEELMNLKTIYWANFQPVSSKT, from the coding sequence ATGGCTGCAATCGTGGCAATCTTGGGGATCGTGGTTACACCGGTTACAGAAGCCGGAAAAGCTTTAGTGGTTACTATAAAGCGTCAGGCCAGTTATCTCCTTTGCTATAGAAGTAATGTCGATGATCTTAACAATGAAGTCGAAAACTTGTTAAGGACAAGAAATGATGTACAGAGAAAGGTGGATGCAGATCGTCGGAATGGGCAAGTGATCACAAACGATGTTCAGAAATGGTTGAAAAAGGTAGAAAATGTCAAAGAAGATGCAAACAGATTCAATGATCAAGTTAAAGAGAGCATCAGCTGTTTCAACTTGCGCTCACGTTACTGTCTCGGTaaagaagcaaaaaagaagatgGATGATGTTTGTAGGCTCCAAACAGAGGTGAAATCCATTAATGCATCATACCCTCCACCGCCTCCAACCATCGAATCCTTGCCTGCTAGGGGCTTTATGCCTCTTGAATCCACAGAATTTTCTATGAATCGAGTCATGGATGCACTAAAGGATGGCAGCATCAACATGATTGGGGTGTATGGCATGGGGGGTGTAGGCAAGACGACCTTGATGAAACAAGTGGCCAAGAAGGTGAAAAGTGAAGAACTTTTTCATGAGGTTATCATGGTGACGCTAACCCAGAAACTTGAATTGAAGACCATTCAAGGTGAGATTGCAGAAAAATTGGGCCTGAAACTCGATGTGGAGAGTCAAGATGTAAGAGCAATGAAGCTGTCAGAGAGATTGACGCATGAGCTGAAGAGCAAGAAAATCCTTTTGATCTTTGATAATCTATGGGAAAGGTTGGAGCTAGACGACGTAGGAATCCCTTTAGAATGGAATGATAAAGGTTGTAAGATTGCATTTACTACACGAAGCGTGGAAATATGCAATGACATGGACAGCCAAGAAAAGGTCCCTGTCAATGTGTTATCGAAAGCAGATGCATGGAATCTATTCAAGGAAAAGGCAGGTGATGCTATCGACTCCTTTGAATTGAATGTTGTGGCAAAAGAAGTTGTCAAGGAATGTGGGGGCTTGCCTCTAGCGATTATCACACTTGGAATGGCATTACAAGATAAGGATAAAAAAGTGTGGGATGATGCACTACTACAATTACAAAGGTCTAATCCTACAAACATCGAGGGTATGGATCAGAAGGTGTTCTCTTCTTTGGAGATGAGTTACAATTACTTAGAAAGTAAGGAGGCCCAGGTATGCTTCTTGTTTTGCTGTTTATTTCCAGAAGGTTATTCTGTTTCtgaaaatgagatgatgaaaTATGGAATTGGGGAAGGTCTCTTCAAGGATGTTAATACATTGGAGGAAGTATCATGTAGAGTTCATATGTTGTTCGACAAACTTAAGGCTTCATGCTTGTTGCTAGAAGGAGATAGATCAAACTCTGTAAAAATGCATGATGTTGTTCGAGACGTCGCCGTATCAATAGCATCAAGAGCTGAGCATGGGTTTTTGGTAAAAGCCAAAGTAGGTTTGAAAGAGTGGCCAGAGATTAAAAATGTGCAGAAATGTAAGAGGATTTCTTTAGCAGACAATGAAATTTGTAGACTTCCTAATCAAATTGAGTGTCCTCGGCTCCTGACCTTGCTTTTGGATAGTAATCATTTTTTGAAAGAGATTCCCAATGGTTTCTTTCAAGGGATGAATTCccttaaagttttggatctatgtgACATGGATATCTCAATGTTGCCCCCATCACTAGAGTGCCTAAAAAACCTTCGGATGCTATGGTTGGATAGATGTCCTCGGTTAAAAGATGTAACTCTAATTGGTAGATTGAAGAAGCTGGAAATACTTTGCTTACAAAAAACTGGCATCTGTGAACTGAAAGAAAAAATGGGTGAGTTAGAAAATCTAAAGCTCTTGGATTTGATGGAAACGAATTCTCTTGAAATGATAGCACCAAATGTCATATCAAGGATGACTCGCTTAGAGGAACTGCGAATGGGAAATAGCTTTGGCAAGTGGGAAGTTATGGGAAATGGAGATGCAAGACAAGCAAGCTTAGCTGAGATGGCATCCTTGTCTCGGCTAACCGTTTTATACATCCATGTGGAAAATGTCGAATGCTTGGCTCAGGACATCCCTGGTCCATGGAAAAACCTAAAGGAATTCTGCATATGTGTGGGCAGAGATTACACGGACGGCAAAGCAGAAAGGAGTATAAAAATTAAGAATTCACCATGTCCAAATGCAAAGTGGGTTGAGGAGCTGTTTAACAGAACATACGAGCTAGAATTAATGCATTGTGAGGGACTCGACAATCTCATGCAGTCACATGAACTTGGTTTCAATAGCTTAGAGATCCTTCACATCGAAAAATGTGGCGAAATGGAACATGTTATAAGTTTAGAAGAAGAGCCTCTGCAAAATGTATTTGAGCATTTGAATAAGTTGTCACTAGAAGAGTTAATGAATCTAAAGACGATCTACTGGGCCAACTTCCAGCCGGTTTCCTCCAAAACCTGA
- the LOC131220108 gene encoding disease resistance protein RPS5-like, which produces MPSDLPQSLEKLYIDYCNELVEVFHFDFQGTSKEDALLSKLRKLDLSGLPELTSIWKGSVPPLGSLHHLEDLDVEYCKRLRYLVSPTLAQRLQQLKQLSIEGCEKMEKLIGVEVEESTSASLLSSSGSSQSERMCPLHSLPDGRMFPNLRTLYISKCGLQNLFSLSVAQCLWKLQRLSIINCNGMEAIIAKEADDEVVDQGMLPRLRTLDLSGLEQLTSFYQGVGILFDWPSLEYLEVRLCQNFKKIQMGPHSAPNLKRIESTKEWLEEVEWEDESLKARIQPLLYPPL; this is translated from the coding sequence ATGCCATCTGATCTGCCTCAGAGTCTGGAGAAACTCTATATAGATTACTGCAATGAGTTAGTGGAAGTCTTTCACTTCGACTTCCAGGGGACGTCAAAAGAAGATGCTCTGCTTTCAAAATTAAGGAAACTCGATTTGTCTGGTCTACCAGAACTGACGAGTATTTGGAAGGGGTCCGTTCCTCCTCTTGGTAGCCTCCACCATTTAGAGGACTTAGATGTTGAATATTGCAAGAGACTGAGATATCTCGTCTCACCTACTCTGGCACAAAGACTTCAACAATTAAAGCAGCTTAGCATTGAGGGGTGTGAGAAGATGGAGAAATTGATAGGGGTAGAAGTTGAAGAGAGCACAAGTGCATCATTATTGTCATCATCAGGGTCAAGTCAATCAGAACGAATGTGTCCCCTTCACTCACTTCCAGATGGAAGAATGTTCCCCAATCTTCGAACATTGTACATTTCTAAATGTGGCCTCCAGAATCTCTTTTCATTGAGTGTCGCGCAATGTCTCTGGAAACTCCAACGTCTCTCTATCATCAATTGCAATGGAATGGAGGCGATAATAGCAAAGGAGGCAGACGATGAAGTGGTGGATCAAGGCATGCTTCCAAGGTTAAGGACTTTAGATTTATCGGGGTTAGAACAGCTAACAAGCTTCTACCAAGGAGTTGGGATACTTTTCGATTGGCCTTCCTTAGAATATCTTGAGGTGCGGTTGTGTCAGAATTTCAAGAAGATTCAAATGGGACCCCACAGCGCTCCAAACctaaagagaattgaatcaaccAAAGAATGGTTAGAGGAGGTGGAGTGGGAAGACGAGAGCCTTAAAGCCCGCATTCAACCCCTTCTTTATCCGCCACTGTGA